In Candidatus Thermoplasmatota archaeon, the genomic window TCGCGCGCGCGGGCCTCCTCACCGAGAAGGAGAGCGAGGACCTCGTCCGCGGCCTCCGGGCCGTCCACGCGGACCTTGCCGCCGGGCGCTCGACGCTCAAGGTCGAGCTCGAGGACGTCCACATGAACGTGGAGACGCTCCTTGCCGCGAAGACGCCGCTGGCCGCGCGCCTCCACACGGGGAGAAGCCGCAACGACCAGGTGGCGCTCGACCTCCGCCTCTTCGCGCGCGCGGGGGCGCTCGAACTCGCCCTCGCGCTCTCGGACCTCGCGGACGCGCTCCTCGCGCAGGCTGCGGCGCACGCGGACGTGCCGGTTCCGGGCTACACACACGTGCAGCCCGCGCAGCCCGTGACGTTCGGGCACGTGTTCCACGCCCACGCCCTCCGGTTCCTGCGCGACGCCGACCGCGCGCTTTCGGTCTTCGACCGGGCGAACGTGTCGCCGCTCGGCGCGGGGGCGCTCGCCGGCACGTCGTTCGCGCTCGACCCCGCCTACGTCGCGGACCTCCTCGGCATGGACGGCGCGTTCGAGAACTCCCTCGACGCCGTGAGCGACCGCGACTTCCTCGCGGGCGCCACGTACGCGGCCGCGATGGCGGGCGCGCACCTCTCGGGCCTCGGCGAGGAGTGGGTCCTCTGGACCTCGCCCGGCTTCGGCTTCCTTACGCTTCCCGAGGACTACACGACCGGGTCGAGCATGATGCCGCAGAAGCGCAACCCGGACGCCGCCGAGCTCCTTCGCGGCCGCTCGGGGCGCCTCGCGGGCGACCTCGTCTCGGTCCTCTCGACGCTCAAGGGCCTTCCGCTCGCCTACAACCGCGACCTGCAGGAGGCGAAGGCGCCCCTCGTCCACGCGCTGCCCGCGGCCGTCGAGATGGCCCGCATCGCGGCGGCCTGCGCGCGCGGCCTCGTCGTGCGCGCGGAGGCCGCGCGCGCGGCGCTTTCGCGCGGCCACCTCGAGGCGACCGACCTTGCCGACTGGATGGTGACGCAGGGCGTCCCCTTCCGCGAGGCGCACCACGCGACGGGGAAGCTCGTCGCGCTTGCGGAGATGCGCGGCGTCGCGCTCGCGAAGCTCGCGCTCGACGACTTCAGGGCCGTGTGGCCCGGCTTCACGGCCGAGGTGTTCACGGTCCTCAACCCCGCAACGGCGCCCGCGCGCCGGTCGAGCCCCGGCGGGACCGCGCCCGCGCGCGTCGCGGCCGCCGTCGCGAAGTCGCGGAAGGATCTCGAGCGCCTGCGCGAGGGCATCCTCGCGCGCGGCCGCAAGGTCCACAAGGAACGCACGCTCCTCGGTGATGAAGCATGAGCCCCCGCGCGAAGCCGCTCCCGTCAACGAAGCGCCAGACGCCCGCCGCGCGCCCCGCGCGCCCCGACCTCCTCTCGATGCGCGACTTCGGTGACGCCCTCGAGCGCGTCCTCGCCGCCGCGGCGTCGCTCAAGCACGCCTCGAAGCTCGGCCGTCCCGTGCGCCTGCTCGAAGGCAAGTCCGCGGTGCTCCTCTTCGAGAAGCTCTCGACCCGCACGCGCGTGTCGTTCGAGATCGGCCTTGCGAAGCTCGGCGCGAACGTGGTGTTCCTCTCCGCGAAGGACATCCACCTCGGGAAGGGCTCGGAGACGATCGAGGACTCCGCGCTCGTGCTCTCGCGCTATACGGACGTCCTCATCTACAGGAGCTTCAGCGCCGAGCAGGTGTCGGAGCTTGCGGCGCACGCGAGCGTCCCGGTCATCAACGCGCTCGACAACCGCGAGCACCCGTGCCAGGTCGCCGCGGACCTCCTCACGATCCGCGAGCACAAGAAGCGCCTCAAGGGCCTGCGCTTCCTGTACGTGGGCGACGGCAACAACATGTGCCACTCGTACCTGCTCGGCGGCGCCATGACGGGCATGCACGTCACCGCCGTGACGCCCGCGGGCTACGCTCCGCTCCCGGAGATCGTGGAGGAAGCGCGCCAGCTCGCGAAGAAGGCGGGCGGATCCGTCACGCTCTCGCACGACATCCACGCGGCGGGCGTCTTCGCGGACAAGGACGTCATCGCGACCGACACGTGGGTGAGCATGGGCGACGAGACGGAGCGCGACGAGCGCCTCAAGGCCTTCCAGGGCTACACGGTCACCGAGGAGCGCCTCGCGGCCTCGCCGGAGGCCATCTTCCTCCACTGCCTTCCGGCCTACTACGGGAACGAGGTCACGCACGAGGTCCTCCACGGTCCCCGCTCGGTCGTGTGGGACGAAGCGGAGAACCGCATGTGGGCCCAGATGGGCATCCTCGTGTGGCTCATCCTCGGGGAAGACGGGCTCGACCACGCGCTCAGGGCCTGACGAGGCGCGCGGCCTTCTCGGCCCATTCGCGCTCGATCTCCGCCGCTTCCTCGCTCGTGAGACCCAGCATCTCGCGCACGTCGAGGAGATGCCGCATCTCGACAGGCGAAAGCGTCCCGTCCCTCCATGCAAGGGCGAGCGCGTTCGAGTACATCTCGCGCTTCCTACCGGCCGCGCCGGTCGCGCTCGCGTGGAGCGGAACGGCCCGGTCCGCGATGCGGTCGCCGAGGCGCTGCAGCGGCGCGAGCCCGAACACGAGCGCGCCGGCCGCGACGATGCCCACGTAGTCGCCGAGCGCGCCCTGGAAGAACGCGGCGGCCGATTCGCTCACGACGAAGAAGACCCCGAGGAAGGCCCCCGCGACCGTGGACTGCTTGACGGTCCAGCGGACCTTGAGGTCGAGGCCGAGGAGCTGCGACCGGACGACCGCGTACGCGAGGATCGCGACCGCGATCCCGCGCATGAATCCCAGGCTTCCGTTCTCCTGCGCGACCTCGAACCCGCCGCCGTAGACGGCCGTCAATAGGCCGAGGAGGGGGAGGGCGAGCGCGAGGAGCGCGACGTTGCGTGCGACGGCGGAATCGGGCTCCGGGATGCGGGCCGTGTTCGCAAGCCACACCGCCGCGACCAGGACGAAAGGCGCCGTCGCCACGATGCCAAGGGGCCCTCCGCCGGGATAGACGAGGAACATGCCCGCGTAGAACGCGGGGTAGAGCAGGAGGGCGCGGCTCATGAGCGCCTCCTGGCGCCGGTCCTCCGGGCTCGTCGCGCGTCCCGCGCGCAAGGCGAAAAGGAGCAGCGCGAAGACAAGCGCGCCCTGCATGAGATCCACCGCGAGGGGCCGGACGATGCCGGGGACGAAATAGCCGGGCGAGGCCTCGGTCCATGTCGGCACCCACTGGGCCGCGCCGAACGCGGTGCGTCCGAGTCCCGCGAGGATGGGAATGACGAGGAGCGTCCGCTCCTCGCGCGCGAGGGGACGCGGGACCCAGAGCGCGAGCATCACGATCGCGGCCGCGAACGGCAGGACCATGACGCGGCCGAGGAGATCCACGTAGTTCCATCGCGGATCGTCCGGATTGAAGAGGTTGAAGAAGACGAAGACGAGCCCCATCGAGACGCTCATCGCGGCGAACGCGAGGTTCTCGCGGCGCCGCGGCTTGACGGAGGCGACGAACGCGCCGAGCGCGAGGAGCAGGAGGCCGCTCCCCGCGTCGATGAGACCCGGCAGGTCCAGTTCCGCCATCGTGGAAACCGAGGCCCGCGCAGGGCTTCAACCTTCCCGATCAGCGGCGCCGCGCCTTTGCGGCGTAGCGCACGACGCGCGTCATGGCCTCGTCGAGCGTCGCGGGATCGGGGAGGTTCACGATGCGGAAGTGGTTTCGCGCGGCCTCGCCGAAGCCGGACCCGTGCACCGCGAGGACCTTCTCCTCGTGGAGGAGCCCGAGCACCCACTCCTTGTCCGTGGGGAACGGGTTGTCCTTGATGCCGATGAGCGAGTAGAACGCGCCCGCGGGCTTCACGAGCGCGAGGTCGGGCGATTCCGCGACGCGCTTCGCGACGAGCTCCGCGCGCTCGCCGAGCCGGCGGCGCAGGTCCGCGAGGTGCGGCGCGTTCGGCCGGAGCACCTTCGCGAGCGCGCGCTGCGCGGGAAGCGGCGCCGAAAGGCGGCTTCGCGCCTGCTTCAGGACCGCCTCGCGGATCTCCGCGAGCTCGCCCGCGTGCCGGAACGCGACGTAGCCGGCGCGCCAGCCGGGAACGAGCCAGTTCTTCGAGAAGCCGTTCAGGATGACGACGGGCCCCGGAACGCTCGCCGCCGACGGCGCGCGCTCGCCCTCGAAGACGAGCTCGTTGTAGATGTCGTCCGAGACGAGGACGAGCCCCTTCTCGTGCGCGATCTTCGCGAGCCCTTCGACGACGCGCTTCGGGTAGACGGCGCCCGTCGGGTTGTTCGGCGAGATGACGCAGAGCGCCTTCGTGCGCGGGGTCACGAGCCGCCGCACGGCCTCGAGATCCGGGATCCACCCGTTCTCGGCCGTCGACGGGTACTCGACCGGCGTCGCGCCGAAGTAGCGCGCGACGCCGAGATACTGCGGATACGTTGGGCCCGGGACGAGGATCTCGTCCCCCGGCTCGAGCATGGCGCCGAAAAGCATCTGCAGCGCTTCGGAGACGCCGCCCGTGAAGATGATGTCGTCCGGCGCGACCGCGATCCCGCGACCCTCGCGCTCCCAGCGCGCGATCGCCTCCCGGATGAGCAGGTCGCCCTCCGAATCCCCGTAGTCGCCAAGGCCGGCCTCCGCCTGGAGCGCCTCGACGAGCTCCGCGGGCGGACGGAAGTCGTACTTGCACGGATCGCCGATGTTGAGCTTCAGGATCGCGTGCCCCGCGCGCTCGAGCGCGCGCGCCGGACCCAGGACGTCGCGGATCGGGGCATCCATCACCGACGTGCGCTTCGCCGCGCGGAAGACGGCCATCAACACCGCCGAAGACCCGCCGCGTTCAAGAGCCTATCCCCGACCCCGGTCTGCGAGGCGCCGACGCCCTCGAGGGCCGGGCGCCGGGGCCGGGCGGCGGGACAGGGCGCCGGGCGTCGGGACCGGGACCGGGTGTCGGGACCGGGAGCCGGGTGCCGGGACCGGGAGCCGGGTGCCGGGTGCCGGGAGTCGGGACCGGGCGCCGGGACCGGGTGGCGGGTCCGGGACCGGGTCCGGGTCCGGGTCCGGGCCGCCGCGTCAGACGTCTTCCTTCACGGTTCGGAAAACGGTCGAGGTGAACGTCTTGTCGACGCCCGGGATGTCGCGCAGGCGCTCGATCACGAGCTCGCCGATGCTTTCGACGGTGCGGCCGCGGACCTTCGCGAGGATGTCCCACTCGCCGCTGATGAGATGCACCTCGTACACGCCCTCGAGCTTCGAGAGCTGCTCCGCGACCTCGCGCTGGGACGTGCCCTTCTCGCGGTCGTACGTGAGGAACACGAACGCCGTCGTCGGCTCGCCGATGAGCTCGTAGTTCGGGATCACCGTGTACCGGCGCACGACGCCGCTCGATTCGAGCTTGGTCACGCGGTCGTGCACGGTCGTGCGCGGGATCGCCGTGTTCTCGGCGATGGTCTTCGTCGTCTTCTTCGCGTCCGCGCGGAGCTCCTGGAGGATCAGACGATCCTTCTCATCGAGCATGACCGGCGGAGACCCGACGCGTCGCTTAAACGTTTGTCAGGATGACGGGCGCCCGGACCCCCGGGCGTCCCCCGTCCGCCCGGGCCGGCGTGGACGAGAAGCGTCGCGCCGTCGGAGGTTACCCTTTTGTCCGAGGAGCCGCTACCGCCATCCGGTCCCTTATGGGTGCGAACGGTCCCGTCAAGACCATCACGGATTCCGACTTCGAAAGCTTCGTCAAGAGCCACGGGACCGTGGTCGTGGACTGCTGGGCTCCCTGGTGCGGCCCGTGCAAGCGTCTCGAGCCCATCATCGACGCGCTCGCGACGGAATACGGCGGGAAGGTCACGTTCGCGAAGCTGAACACGGACGAGAACCCCGCGACCGCGATGAAGTTCGGCGTCATGTCCATCCCGACGCTCCTCGTGTTCAAGAACGGGCAACGCGTCGACCAGGTCGTCGGCCTCATGCCCAAGGAGCAGCTCAAGGCGCGCTTCGACCGGCACGCCTGAGCAAGTCGGAAGCTACTTTTGCGCCCCCCGGCATCGCCCGGCGATCTCTCATGGTCGCCTTCCGCCGGGTGGTCGAGGACGCGCTCGAGAAGGGCGCGACGTACGCCGACGTCCGTTACCAGGAGGACCGCTCCACCTCGGTCGAGGTCAAGGACGGCGAGCTCCGCAAGGCCGTGCCCGGCCGCGAGCGCGGCGCGAGCGTGCGCGTCCTGTATGACGGGACGTGGGGGCTTGCGACCGCCCCCTCGGTGGATCCGAGGGGCCTCCGACGCGCGCTCGACGAGGCGCTCGGGATGGCGCGCGCCCTCGCGCCGCGCGTCTCCGAGCGCGTGACGCTCGCGCCGACGAAGGCCGTGCGCGACGTGGTCCGCTGGAAGCCGAAGAAGGACGCGACGAAGATCCCGCTCGAGGCGAAGCGCGACCTCCTCCTCGAAGCCTCGAAGGCCGCGACGTCGGTCGCGGGCATCGCAAGCGCGAAGCTCGCCCTCGACGACGAGGTGGTCACGACCCGCATCGTCACGAGCGAGGGCACGGACGTCACGATGGAGGTCCCGCGGCTTCTCCTCCAGATCGACCTCGTCGCGCGCGGCGACCACGGAAAGGTCGTCGGATACCGCGCGCGCATCGGCGGCACAAAGGGCTTCGAGGCCTTCGACGCCGAGGACCCCTCCGAGAAGGCCGGGGAGGCCGCAAAGAGCGCGCTCCGCATCCTCACCGCGAAGGCCGCGCCGTCGGGGCGGCTCGACGTCATCGCCGACCCGGACCTCGCGGGCGTGTTCGCGCACGAGGCCATCGGCCACGCGTGCGAGGCGGACCTCGTCATCGCGGGCGAGAGCCTCCTCGAGGGACGCATCGGCGAGAAGCTCGGGAGCGATCTCGTGACCATCGTGGACGACGGCCGCGTGAAGGGCGGGTACGGCTCGATGCCGTACGACGACGAGGGCGTGAAAGCCTCTCGCAAGGTCCTCCTCGAGAACGGCGTGCTCAAGGGTTACATCCTTTCGCGGGAGACCGCGGGCCGCCTCGGCATGAAGCCGAACGGCGGCGCGCGCGCCGCAAGCCACGCCGCGCGCCCTCTCGTGCGCATGTCGAACACGCTCATCGAGAAGGGCGACCGCACGTTCGAGGAGCTCCTCGAGGGCGTGAAGCGCGGCGTGTACGCGAAAGGCACGCGCGGCGGCCAGGTCGACACCGCGAAGGGCACGTTCCAGTTCGGCGCGCAGGAGGCGTGGCTCATCGAGGACGGCGAGCTCACGACGCCCCTGCGCGACGTCGCGCTCCAAGGCGAGATCCTCGAAACCCTCACGACGAT contains:
- the argH gene encoding argininosuccinate lyase, giving the protein MSVEKPWGGRFAVSTAAAMEAFSSSLAEDAHLVAHDVAGSIAHAKGLARAGLLTEKESEDLVRGLRAVHADLAAGRSTLKVELEDVHMNVETLLAAKTPLAARLHTGRSRNDQVALDLRLFARAGALELALALSDLADALLAQAAAHADVPVPGYTHVQPAQPVTFGHVFHAHALRFLRDADRALSVFDRANVSPLGAGALAGTSFALDPAYVADLLGMDGAFENSLDAVSDRDFLAGATYAAAMAGAHLSGLGEEWVLWTSPGFGFLTLPEDYTTGSSMMPQKRNPDAAELLRGRSGRLAGDLVSVLSTLKGLPLAYNRDLQEAKAPLVHALPAAVEMARIAAACARGLVVRAEAARAALSRGHLEATDLADWMVTQGVPFREAHHATGKLVALAEMRGVALAKLALDDFRAVWPGFTAEVFTVLNPATAPARRSSPGGTAPARVAAAVAKSRKDLERLREGILARGRKVHKERTLLGDEA
- the argF gene encoding ornithine carbamoyltransferase; this translates as MSPRAKPLPSTKRQTPAARPARPDLLSMRDFGDALERVLAAAASLKHASKLGRPVRLLEGKSAVLLFEKLSTRTRVSFEIGLAKLGANVVFLSAKDIHLGKGSETIEDSALVLSRYTDVLIYRSFSAEQVSELAAHASVPVINALDNREHPCQVAADLLTIREHKKRLKGLRFLYVGDGNNMCHSYLLGGAMTGMHVTAVTPAGYAPLPEIVEEARQLAKKAGGSVTLSHDIHAAGVFADKDVIATDTWVSMGDETERDERLKAFQGYTVTEERLAASPEAIFLHCLPAYYGNEVTHEVLHGPRSVVWDEAENRMWAQMGILVWLILGEDGLDHALRA
- a CDS encoding aminotransferase class I/II-fold pyridoxal phosphate-dependent enzyme; this translates as MAVFRAAKRTSVMDAPIRDVLGPARALERAGHAILKLNIGDPCKYDFRPPAELVEALQAEAGLGDYGDSEGDLLIREAIARWEREGRGIAVAPDDIIFTGGVSEALQMLFGAMLEPGDEILVPGPTYPQYLGVARYFGATPVEYPSTAENGWIPDLEAVRRLVTPRTKALCVISPNNPTGAVYPKRVVEGLAKIAHEKGLVLVSDDIYNELVFEGERAPSAASVPGPVVILNGFSKNWLVPGWRAGYVAFRHAGELAEIREAVLKQARSRLSAPLPAQRALAKVLRPNAPHLADLRRRLGERAELVAKRVAESPDLALVKPAGAFYSLIGIKDNPFPTDKEWVLGLLHEEKVLAVHGSGFGEAARNHFRIVNLPDPATLDEAMTRVVRYAAKARRR
- a CDS encoding Lrp/AsnC family transcriptional regulator: MLDEKDRLILQELRADAKKTTKTIAENTAIPRTTVHDRVTKLESSGVVRRYTVIPNYELIGEPTTAFVFLTYDREKGTSQREVAEQLSKLEGVYEVHLISGEWDILAKVRGRTVESIGELVIERLRDIPGVDKTFTSTVFRTVKEDV
- the trxA gene encoding thioredoxin; translation: MGANGPVKTITDSDFESFVKSHGTVVVDCWAPWCGPCKRLEPIIDALATEYGGKVTFAKLNTDENPATAMKFGVMSIPTLLVFKNGQRVDQVVGLMPKEQLKARFDRHA
- a CDS encoding TldD/PmbA family protein, whose product is MVAFRRVVEDALEKGATYADVRYQEDRSTSVEVKDGELRKAVPGRERGASVRVLYDGTWGLATAPSVDPRGLRRALDEALGMARALAPRVSERVTLAPTKAVRDVVRWKPKKDATKIPLEAKRDLLLEASKAATSVAGIASAKLALDDEVVTTRIVTSEGTDVTMEVPRLLLQIDLVARGDHGKVVGYRARIGGTKGFEAFDAEDPSEKAGEAAKSALRILTAKAAPSGRLDVIADPDLAGVFAHEAIGHACEADLVIAGESLLEGRIGEKLGSDLVTIVDDGRVKGGYGSMPYDDEGVKASRKVLLENGVLKGYILSRETAGRLGMKPNGGARAASHAARPLVRMSNTLIEKGDRTFEELLEGVKRGVYAKGTRGGQVDTAKGTFQFGAQEAWLIEDGELTTPLRDVALQGEILETLTTIDAVGKDAMLASPGICGKGQLVPVGDGGPHVRIRNAVVGGGA